A region from the Citrobacter telavivensis genome encodes:
- a CDS encoding PAS domain-containing protein yields MSSHLYVTQQNTPLDDDTTLMSTTDLHSYITHANDTFVNISGYSINELLAQPHNLVRHPDMPKAAFADMWYTLQQGEPWSGIVKNRRKNGDHYWVRANAVPMVREGNVTGYMSIRTRATDAEIAAVEPLYQALNEGRCSRRIHKGLVVRKGWLGKLPAMPVRWRVRCVMVLIYGVLAATLQLSGALWPAQLMCALVMLLGTAAFEWQIVRPIENVAKQALKVATGERNSVAHLNRSDELGLMLRAVGQLGLMCRWLINDVSSQVSSVRNGSETLAKGNDDLNKHTRQTVDNVQQTVTTMNQMAASVKQNSETASAADKLSIAASNAATQGGEAMDTVIKTMDDIANSTQRIGTITTLINDIAFQTNILALNAAVEAARAGEQGKGFAVVAGEVRHLASRSASAANDIRKLIDASADKVQSGSQQVHAAGRTMDDIVSQVQNVTQLIAQISHSTLEQSDGLTSLTRAVDELNHITQKNAELVEESAQVSAMVKHRASRLEDAVTVLH; encoded by the coding sequence ATGTCTTCTCATCTCTACGTCACCCAGCAAAATACACCGCTGGATGACGATACGACCCTCATGTCGACTACCGATCTCCACAGTTACATCACTCACGCCAACGATACCTTCGTCAATATCAGCGGTTATTCGATCAATGAATTGTTGGCGCAACCTCATAACCTGGTGCGTCACCCGGATATGCCGAAAGCGGCCTTTGCCGACATGTGGTACACCCTGCAGCAGGGCGAGCCGTGGAGCGGCATCGTCAAGAACCGCCGTAAAAATGGCGATCATTACTGGGTAAGGGCGAACGCGGTACCGATGGTACGCGAGGGGAACGTGACGGGATACATGTCGATCCGTACCCGCGCGACGGACGCGGAGATCGCCGCCGTTGAGCCTTTATATCAGGCGCTCAATGAAGGCCGTTGTTCGCGCCGGATCCACAAGGGGTTGGTGGTGCGTAAAGGATGGCTCGGGAAACTGCCGGCAATGCCGGTGCGTTGGCGGGTTCGTTGCGTGATGGTGCTCATTTATGGCGTGCTGGCGGCGACGCTGCAACTGTCCGGTGCGTTATGGCCCGCACAACTGATGTGCGCGCTGGTGATGCTGCTGGGTACGGCTGCATTTGAGTGGCAGATTGTTCGCCCGATTGAGAATGTAGCGAAACAGGCGCTGAAGGTGGCGACCGGTGAGCGGAACAGCGTGGCGCATCTGAACCGCAGCGACGAACTGGGATTGATGCTACGCGCCGTCGGACAGCTTGGTCTGATGTGTCGCTGGCTAATCAACGATGTTTCAAGCCAGGTGTCGAGCGTCAGAAACGGCAGCGAAACGCTGGCGAAAGGTAATGACGATCTGAATAAGCACACCCGTCAGACGGTCGATAACGTGCAGCAGACGGTGACCACCATGAATCAAATGGCGGCGTCGGTTAAACAAAACTCAGAAACCGCGTCCGCAGCCGATAAGCTGTCGATTGCTGCCAGTAACGCGGCGACGCAGGGCGGCGAGGCGATGGACACCGTGATTAAAACCATGGATGACATCGCCAACAGCACGCAGCGCATCGGTACCATCACTACGCTTATCAACGACATCGCTTTCCAGACGAATATCCTTGCGCTAAACGCCGCGGTTGAAGCGGCCAGGGCGGGTGAGCAGGGGAAAGGGTTTGCCGTTGTGGCGGGTGAAGTACGCCATCTGGCCAGTCGCAGCGCCAGCGCGGCGAACGATATTCGCAAGCTGATCGATGCCAGTGCGGATAAAGTGCAGTCTGGCTCCCAGCAGGTCCATGCGGCGGGGCGCACGATGGATGATATTGTCTCTCAGGTTCAGAACGTCACCCAGTTGATTGCGCAGATTAGCCATTCCACACTGGAACAGTCAGATGGCTTGACCAGCCTGACGCGTGCGGTGGATGAACTTAACCACATTACACAAAAGAACGCCGAACTGGTTGAAGAGAGCGCCCAGGTGTCCGCCATGGTGAAACACCGCGCCAGCCGTCTGGAAGATGCCGTGACGGTGCTGCACTAA
- the ygjG gene encoding putrescine aminotransferase has protein sequence MAQSLQYLNRYHVIREPREHILNRLPSSASALACSAHALNLIEKRTLDHEEMKALNREVIDYFKEHVNPGFLEYRKSVTAGGDYGAVEWQAGGLNTLVDTQGQEFVDCLGGFGIFNVGHRNPVVVSAVQNQLAKQPLHSQELLDPLRAMLAKTLAALAPGKLKYSFFCNSGTESVEAALKLAKAYQSPRGKFTFIATSGAFHGKSLGALSATAKSTFRKPFMPLLPGFRHVPFGNIEAMRTALSECQKTGDDVAAVILEPIQGEGGVILPPQGYLTAVRKLCDEFGALMILDEVQTGMGRTGKMFACEHENVQPDILCLAKALGGGVMPIGATIATEEVFSVLFDNPFLHTTTFGGNPLACAAALATINVLLEQNLPAQAEQKGDILLDGFRQLAREYPDLVQDARGKGMLMAIEFVDNETGYRFASEMFRQRVLVAGTLNNSKTIRIEPPLTLTIEQCEQVLKAARKALAALRVSVEEV, from the coding sequence ATGGCGCAATCCCTGCAATACTTAAATCGGTATCATGTGATACGCGAGCCCCGGGAGCATATTTTGAACAGGTTACCTTCCAGCGCATCGGCTTTGGCCTGCAGCGCGCACGCACTGAATCTCATTGAGAAGCGAACGCTTGATCATGAGGAGATGAAAGCACTTAACCGAGAGGTGATTGATTACTTCAAAGAGCATGTCAATCCGGGATTTTTAGAGTATCGCAAATCTGTTACCGCCGGCGGGGATTACGGAGCCGTAGAGTGGCAAGCGGGAGGTCTGAATACGCTTGTCGACACCCAGGGACAGGAGTTTGTCGACTGCCTGGGAGGTTTTGGAATTTTCAACGTGGGGCACCGTAATCCAGTTGTGGTTTCCGCCGTACAGAATCAACTCGCGAAACAACCTCTGCATAGTCAGGAGCTGCTTGACCCGCTACGGGCCATGCTGGCAAAAACCCTTGCTGCCCTGGCACCCGGAAAACTGAAATACAGCTTCTTTTGCAACAGTGGCACGGAATCGGTCGAAGCGGCGCTGAAACTGGCGAAGGCCTACCAGTCACCACGCGGCAAATTTACCTTCATCGCCACCAGCGGCGCGTTCCACGGTAAGTCGCTGGGCGCGCTGTCCGCCACCGCCAAATCCACTTTCCGCAAGCCGTTTATGCCGCTATTACCGGGTTTCCGTCATGTGCCGTTCGGTAATATTGAGGCTATGCGTACCGCGCTCAGCGAGTGCCAAAAAACCGGAGATGATGTGGCGGCGGTGATTCTGGAACCTATCCAGGGTGAAGGCGGCGTGATCCTGCCACCACAGGGTTATCTCACCGCCGTGCGTAAACTCTGCGATGAGTTTGGCGCGCTGATGATCCTCGATGAGGTCCAGACCGGCATGGGGCGAACCGGCAAGATGTTTGCCTGTGAACATGAGAACGTGCAGCCTGACATTCTCTGCCTCGCAAAAGCGCTGGGAGGCGGCGTGATGCCGATTGGCGCAACGATCGCCACCGAAGAGGTTTTTTCAGTACTGTTCGATAACCCGTTCCTGCACACCACGACCTTTGGCGGTAACCCGCTGGCCTGTGCGGCCGCGCTGGCGACCATCAATGTCCTGCTGGAACAAAACCTGCCGGCACAAGCGGAACAGAAAGGCGATATCCTGCTGGACGGTTTCCGCCAACTGGCGCGGGAGTACCCCGATCTGGTGCAGGACGCGCGCGGGAAAGGGATGCTGATGGCAATCGAGTTTGTCGACAATGAAACGGGCTACCGTTTCGCCAGCGAGATGTTCCGCCAGCGGGTACTGGTTGCCGGGACGCTAAACAACTCGAAAACGATCCGCATCGAACCGCCGTTAACGCTGACGATCGAGCAGTGCGAACAGGTACTAAAAGCCGCGCGTAAAGCGCTGGCGGCACTGCGAGTGAGTGTCGAAGAGGTCTAA
- a CDS encoding NAD(P)-binding protein, with protein sequence MSYPSLFAPLDLGFTQLKNRVLMGSMHTGLEEYPDGAERLAAFYAERARHGVALIVTGGIAPAPSGVTMEGGATLNDARQVPHHRIITDAVHNEGGKIALQILHTGRYSYQPQLVAPSAIQAPINRFTPHALNHEEILQLIEDFAHCAQLAREAGYDGVEIMGSEGYLINEFLTLRTNQRDDDWGGDYTNRMRFAVEVVRAVRQRVGNDFIIIYRLSMLDLVENGGTFAETVQLAQAVETAGATLINTGIGWHEARIPTIATPVPRGAFSWVTRKLKGHVSLPLVTTNRINDPQVADEILARGDADMVSMARPFLADAELLSKAQSGRADEINTCIGCNQACLDQIFVGKVTSCLVNPRACHETKMPIVAATALKNLAVVGAGPAGLAFAINAAARGHHVTLFDAQGEIGGQFNIAKQIPGKEEFYETLRYYRRMIDVTGVTLKLNHYAMADDLLVFDEVILASGIEPRRPPIDGIDHPKVLTYLDVLRDKTPVGNRVAIVGCGGIGFDTAMYLSQPGEPTSQSIADFCVEWGIDTSLQQAGGLRPEGPHLARSPRQIVMLQRKASKPGEGLGKTTGWIHRTTLLSRGVKMIPAISYQKIDDAGLHVLIGNEARTLEVDNVIICAGQEPRRELAEPLHAAGKTVHVIGGCDVAMELDARRAIAQGTRLALGI encoded by the coding sequence ATGAGCTATCCGTCGCTGTTCGCCCCGCTTGATCTCGGCTTTACTCAGCTTAAAAACCGCGTGCTGATGGGCTCAATGCACACCGGGCTGGAAGAGTATCCTGATGGTGCTGAACGACTGGCGGCCTTCTATGCCGAACGCGCCCGGCATGGCGTCGCGCTGATTGTCACCGGCGGTATTGCGCCTGCGCCGTCTGGCGTCACGATGGAGGGCGGCGCTACGCTCAACGATGCCCGGCAGGTGCCACATCACCGCATCATTACCGATGCCGTTCATAACGAAGGCGGGAAAATCGCGTTACAGATCCTGCACACCGGGCGCTACAGCTATCAGCCACAACTGGTGGCGCCTTCAGCGATTCAGGCCCCCATCAACCGGTTTACTCCGCACGCCCTGAACCACGAAGAAATTCTGCAACTGATTGAGGACTTCGCCCACTGCGCTCAACTGGCGCGGGAAGCCGGTTACGACGGCGTCGAAATCATGGGTTCAGAAGGCTATTTGATTAACGAGTTTCTCACCCTGCGCACCAATCAGCGCGACGACGATTGGGGTGGCGATTACACCAACCGCATGCGCTTTGCCGTTGAGGTGGTACGTGCAGTCCGCCAGCGGGTGGGGAATGACTTTATTATTATCTACCGCCTGTCGATGCTCGACCTGGTGGAAAACGGCGGCACCTTTGCAGAAACCGTGCAACTGGCGCAGGCCGTCGAAACCGCAGGCGCGACCCTTATCAACACCGGAATTGGCTGGCACGAAGCGCGCATTCCCACCATCGCTACGCCGGTACCGCGCGGTGCCTTTAGCTGGGTCACTCGTAAACTGAAAGGCCACGTTTCGCTGCCGCTGGTCACCACCAATCGCATTAACGATCCGCAGGTTGCCGATGAGATTCTGGCGCGCGGTGATGCCGACATGGTGTCGATGGCGCGCCCGTTCCTCGCGGATGCCGAGCTGTTATCGAAAGCCCAATCGGGGCGTGCCGATGAGATTAATACCTGCATCGGCTGTAATCAGGCGTGTCTGGATCAGATCTTCGTCGGTAAAGTGACCTCATGCCTGGTGAATCCACGCGCCTGTCACGAAACCAAAATGCCCATTGTTGCAGCCACCGCGCTTAAAAATCTGGCCGTCGTCGGTGCGGGTCCGGCGGGCCTCGCCTTTGCCATCAATGCGGCGGCACGTGGTCATCACGTCACCCTCTTTGATGCGCAGGGCGAGATCGGCGGACAGTTCAATATCGCCAAACAGATCCCCGGTAAAGAGGAGTTTTATGAAACGCTCCGCTATTACCGCCGGATGATCGACGTCACTGGCGTAACCCTGAAACTGAATCATTATGCGATGGCAGACGATCTGCTGGTATTCGATGAGGTGATCCTCGCCAGCGGGATCGAGCCACGCAGGCCACCGATAGACGGCATTGATCATCCGAAGGTCTTAACCTATCTCGACGTGTTGCGCGACAAAACCCCGGTGGGGAATCGGGTAGCCATCGTTGGCTGCGGAGGGATCGGCTTTGATACCGCGATGTACCTGAGCCAGCCCGGTGAACCGACCAGTCAGAGCATTGCCGATTTCTGTGTGGAATGGGGCATCGACACCAGCCTGCAACAGGCCGGTGGATTACGTCCGGAAGGCCCGCATCTGGCTCGCAGCCCGCGTCAGATAGTGATGCTACAGCGTAAGGCCAGCAAACCCGGAGAGGGACTGGGGAAAACCACCGGCTGGATCCATCGCACTACGCTGCTTTCACGCGGCGTGAAGATGATCCCGGCAATCAGCTATCAGAAGATCGACGACGCCGGTCTGCACGTGTTGATCGGTAACGAAGCACGAACGCTGGAGGTCGATAACGTCATTATTTGTGCCGGTCAGGAGCCACGCCGCGAACTGGCCGAACCGCTGCATGCGGCGGGAAAAACCGTGCACGTCATCGGCGGCTGTGATGTGGCGATGGAACTGGATGCTCGTCGGGCCATTGCCCAGGGCACCCGTCTGGCGCTGGGAATTTAA
- the rlmG gene encoding 23S rRNA (guanine(1835)-N(2))-methyltransferase RlmG, whose amino-acid sequence MSHTDNGFRSLTLKRFPETDDVNPLLAWEAADEYLLQQLDDTEIRGPVLILNDTFGALSCALAEQSPYSIGDSYLSELATRENLRHNDIAESSVKFLDSTAEYPQAPGVVLIKVPKTLALLEQQLRALRKVVTPQTRIIAGAKARDIHNSTLELFEKVLGPTTTTLAWKKARLINCTFNEPALAEAPETLSWKLEGTDWTIHNHANVFSRTGLDIGARFFMQNLPENLEGEIVDLGCGNGVIGLTLLEKNPQANVVFVDESPMAVASSRLNVETNLPEAIDRCEFMINNALSGVEPFRFNAVLCNPPFHQKHALTDNIAWEMFHHARRCLKINGELYIVANRHLDYFHKLKKIFGNCTTVATNNKFVVLKAVKVGRRR is encoded by the coding sequence ATGAGCCACACAGACAACGGTTTCCGTTCACTGACACTAAAACGTTTCCCGGAAACGGACGACGTTAACCCACTGCTGGCGTGGGAAGCGGCGGATGAGTATCTGCTGCAACAGTTGGACGATACGGAGATTCGCGGCCCGGTGCTGATCCTGAATGATACCTTTGGTGCGCTGAGCTGTGCGCTGGCGGAGCAGTCGCCGTACAGCATTGGTGATTCTTATTTAAGCGAACTGGCAACGCGGGAAAATTTGCGCCATAACGATATCGCGGAGTCCAGCGTCAAGTTTCTCGACAGCACGGCGGAGTATCCGCAGGCGCCGGGCGTGGTACTCATCAAAGTGCCAAAAACGCTGGCTCTGCTCGAACAACAGCTGCGTGCGCTGCGAAAAGTGGTGACCCCGCAAACCCGTATCATTGCCGGCGCAAAGGCGCGTGACATCCATAACTCCACGCTGGAGTTATTTGAGAAAGTGCTCGGTCCAACGACCACCACGCTGGCGTGGAAAAAGGCGCGTCTTATCAACTGCACCTTCAACGAACCGGCGCTGGCCGAAGCGCCGGAGACGCTGAGCTGGAAACTGGAAGGCACCGACTGGACCATCCACAACCATGCCAACGTTTTCTCCCGCACCGGGCTGGATATTGGTGCGCGCTTCTTTATGCAGAACCTGCCAGAGAATCTGGAAGGGGAGATTGTCGATCTCGGCTGCGGCAACGGGGTGATTGGCCTGACGCTGTTGGAAAAAAATCCGCAGGCTAACGTGGTCTTTGTCGATGAATCTCCGATGGCGGTCGCTTCCAGCCGTCTGAATGTGGAAACCAACCTCCCTGAGGCCATCGATCGCTGCGAGTTTATGATTAACAACGCGCTGTCCGGGGTTGAGCCTTTCCGCTTTAATGCCGTACTGTGCAATCCGCCGTTCCATCAGAAGCATGCGCTGACGGATAACATTGCCTGGGAAATGTTCCACCACGCCCGTCGTTGCCTGAAGATCAATGGCGAGCTGTATATCGTCGCCAACCGTCATCTCGACTACTTCCACAAGCTGAAGAAGATCTTCGGCAACTGCACCACCGTCGCCACCAACAATAAGTTTGTGGTGCTCAAAGCGGTGAAAGTCGGCCGCCGGCGCTAA
- a CDS encoding DUF45 domain-containing protein yields MNELNYLQGYPENLLSQVRTLIAEQRLGTVLEKRYPGTHDFATDKALWQYTQDLKSQFLRNAPPINKVMYDNKIHVLKNALGLHTAVSRVQGGKLKAKAEIRVATVFRNAPEPFLRMIVVHELAHLKEKEHNKAFYQLCCHMEPQYHQLEFDTRLWLTQLSLKETAQ; encoded by the coding sequence ATGAACGAACTGAACTACCTCCAGGGCTACCCGGAAAACCTGCTTTCACAGGTGCGCACGCTGATTGCCGAGCAGCGGCTGGGCACGGTGCTGGAAAAGCGCTATCCGGGAACGCATGATTTCGCGACGGATAAAGCGCTGTGGCAATACACCCAGGATCTGAAAAGTCAGTTTCTGCGTAATGCCCCGCCGATCAACAAAGTGATGTATGACAATAAGATCCACGTACTGAAAAATGCGCTTGGGCTGCACACGGCAGTCTCTCGCGTGCAGGGCGGCAAGCTAAAAGCGAAAGCCGAGATCCGCGTCGCCACCGTGTTTCGCAACGCGCCGGAACCCTTTTTACGGATGATCGTCGTACACGAACTGGCGCATCTGAAGGAAAAAGAGCACAACAAAGCGTTTTATCAGCTTTGCTGCCACATGGAACCACAGTATCACCAGTTGGAATTTGATACGCGCCTCTGGTTGACGCAGTTGTCGTTAAAGGAAACTGCGCAGTAG
- a CDS encoding gfo/Idh/MocA family oxidoreductase: protein MIRFAVIGTNWITRQFVDAAHETGKYKLTAVYSRSLEQAQTFANDYLVEHLFTSLDAMAQSDAIDAVYIASPNSLHFPQTQLFLSHKKHVICEKPLASNLTEVEAAIACARENQVVLYEAFKTASLPNFLLLQQSLPKVGKVRKAFLNYCQYSSRYQRYLDGENPNTFNPAFSNGSIMDIGFYCLASAVALWGEPHSVQACASLLESGVDAHGVVVMDYGDFSVTLQHSKVSDSVIDSEIQGEAGSLVIEKISECQKVCFVPRGGKTQDLTQPQHINTMLYEAQAFAELVDANEVNHPGLSNSRITAKLLTEIRRQTGVIFPADDVSRAATA, encoded by the coding sequence ATGATACGTTTCGCAGTGATTGGCACAAACTGGATCACCCGTCAGTTTGTGGATGCCGCCCATGAGACCGGCAAATATAAATTAACCGCAGTTTATTCCCGCAGCCTCGAACAGGCGCAAACTTTCGCTAATGATTACCTCGTCGAGCATCTGTTTACCTCGCTGGATGCAATGGCGCAGAGCGATGCGATTGATGCGGTGTACATTGCCAGTCCGAACTCGCTGCACTTTCCCCAGACCCAACTGTTTCTGAGCCATAAAAAGCATGTGATCTGCGAAAAACCGCTGGCGTCGAATCTGACCGAAGTGGAAGCCGCTATCGCCTGTGCGCGGGAAAATCAGGTGGTGCTCTATGAAGCCTTTAAAACCGCCAGTCTGCCTAATTTCCTGCTACTACAGCAGTCGCTGCCGAAAGTCGGTAAGGTGCGCAAAGCGTTCCTCAATTACTGCCAGTACTCTTCGCGCTATCAGCGCTATCTCGACGGCGAAAACCCGAACACCTTTAACCCTGCCTTCTCCAACGGATCGATCATGGACATCGGTTTCTACTGCCTGGCATCCGCCGTGGCACTGTGGGGAGAACCGCACAGCGTACAGGCCTGCGCCAGTTTGTTGGAAAGCGGCGTCGATGCCCATGGCGTCGTGGTGATGGACTACGGTGATTTCAGCGTCACTCTCCAGCATTCCAAAGTGAGCGACTCCGTTATCGACAGCGAAATCCAGGGCGAAGCCGGATCGCTGGTGATCGAAAAAATCTCCGAATGCCAGAAGGTCTGCTTTGTTCCACGCGGCGGGAAAACCCAGGACCTTACCCAACCACAGCACATCAATACTATGCTGTATGAGGCACAGGCGTTTGCAGAACTGGTGGACGCCAATGAAGTGAATCATCCTGGATTGTCGAACAGTCGCATCACGGCAAAACTGCTGACCGAGATTCGTCGCCAGACTGGCGTCATCTTCCCGGCAGATGACGTCAGCCGTGCGGCCACTGCGTAA
- a CDS encoding TerC/Alx family metal homeostasis membrane protein, whose amino-acid sequence MNTVGTPLLWGGFAVVVVIMLAIDLFLQGRRGVHTMTMKQAAAWSLVWVTLSLLFNAAFWWYLVQTEGRAVADPQALAFLTGYLIEKSLAVDNVFVWLMLFSYFSVPPALQRRVLVYGVLGAIILRTVMIFAGTWLITQFDWILYLFGAFLLFTGVKMALAKEDDSGIGDKPLVRWLRGHLRMTDTIENEHFFVRKNGLLYVTPLMLVLILVELSDVIFAVDSIPAIFAVTTDPFIVLTSNLFAILGLRAMYFLLSGVAERFSMLKYGLAVILVFIGIKMLIVDFYHIPIAISLGVVFGILVVTLLINAWVNYQHDKKQQA is encoded by the coding sequence ATGAATACTGTCGGCACACCGTTGTTATGGGGCGGATTCGCTGTTGTTGTGGTGATTATGCTGGCTATCGACCTCTTTTTGCAGGGGCGTCGTGGCGTACATACGATGACCATGAAACAAGCGGCCGCCTGGTCCCTGGTCTGGGTTACGCTCTCGCTGTTGTTCAACGCGGCGTTCTGGTGGTACCTGGTACAAACCGAAGGCCGCGCCGTCGCCGATCCGCAGGCGCTGGCGTTCCTCACCGGTTATCTGATTGAAAAATCTCTCGCCGTCGATAACGTCTTTGTCTGGCTGATGCTGTTCAGCTACTTCTCGGTGCCGCCAGCACTGCAGCGTCGGGTACTGGTGTACGGCGTGTTGGGCGCAATCATCCTGCGTACGGTCATGATTTTTGCGGGTACGTGGCTTATCACCCAGTTCGACTGGATCCTGTACCTGTTTGGCGCGTTCCTCCTGTTTACCGGGGTGAAGATGGCGCTGGCGAAAGAGGACGATTCCGGAATCGGCGACAAACCGCTGGTACGCTGGCTGCGCGGACATCTGCGTATGACCGATACCATCGAAAACGAACATTTCTTCGTGCGTAAAAATGGTCTGCTGTATGTCACGCCGCTGATGCTGGTGCTGATTCTGGTGGAACTGAGCGACGTTATTTTTGCGGTCGACAGTATTCCCGCCATCTTCGCCGTCACCACCGACCCGTTCATCGTGCTGACCTCAAACCTGTTCGCGATCCTCGGTCTGCGTGCAATGTACTTCCTGCTGTCAGGGGTTGCAGAGCGGTTCTCAATGCTGAAATACGGTCTGGCGGTGATCCTGGTATTTATCGGCATTAAGATGCTGATCGTCGACTTCTACCATATCCCGATTGCGATTTCGCTGGGCGTGGTATTTGGCATCCTGGTCGTAACGCTACTGATCAATGCCTGGGTCAACTATCAGCATGATAAGAAACAGCAGGCGTAA
- the sstT gene encoding serine/threonine transporter SstT translates to MTTQRSPGLLQRLAQGSLVKQILVGLVLGILLAWISKPAAIAVGLLGTLFVGALKAVAPVLVLMLVMASIANHQHGQKTSIRPILFLYLLGTFSAALAAVVFSFAFPSTLHLTTSTNDIVPPSGIVEVLRGLLMSMVSNPIDALLNANYIGILVWAVGLGFALRHGNDTTKNLVNDMSDAVTFMVKLVIRFAPIGIFGLVSSTLATTGFATLWGYAQLLVVLVGCMALVALVINPLLVFWKIRRNPYPLVFACLRESGVYAFFTRSSAANIPVNMALCEKLNLDRDTYSVSIPLGATINMAGAAITITVLTLAAVNTLGIPVDLPTALLLSVVASLCACGASGVAGGSLLLIPLACNMFGIPNDIAMQVVAVGFIIGVLQDSCETALNSSTDVLFTAAACQAEDERLANNPLRS, encoded by the coding sequence ATGACTACGCAACGTTCTCCGGGGCTGCTGCAGCGTTTGGCTCAAGGAAGCCTGGTAAAACAAATTTTGGTCGGTCTCGTACTGGGGATCCTACTGGCATGGATTTCAAAACCGGCGGCTATTGCCGTGGGTTTGCTCGGCACACTGTTCGTCGGCGCGTTAAAAGCCGTTGCCCCGGTGCTGGTTCTGATGCTGGTGATGGCGTCTATCGCTAACCATCAGCACGGGCAAAAAACCAGCATTCGCCCGATTCTGTTTCTCTATCTGCTGGGGACATTTTCTGCCGCGCTTGCCGCGGTGGTCTTCAGTTTTGCCTTCCCTTCAACGCTGCATCTGACCACCAGCACAAATGATATTGTGCCGCCGTCGGGCATCGTGGAAGTCCTGCGCGGTCTGCTGATGAGCATGGTCTCCAACCCTATTGATGCACTGCTGAATGCCAACTATATCGGCATCCTGGTGTGGGCGGTCGGCCTCGGTTTTGCCCTGCGTCACGGCAACGACACCACCAAAAATCTGGTCAATGACATGTCGGATGCCGTCACCTTTATGGTGAAACTGGTGATCCGTTTTGCACCGATCGGTATTTTTGGCCTGGTCTCTTCCACGCTGGCAACCACCGGTTTCGCTACGCTGTGGGGCTATGCGCAACTGCTGGTCGTGCTGGTAGGCTGTATGGCTCTGGTTGCGCTGGTCATCAACCCGCTGCTGGTGTTCTGGAAAATTCGTCGCAACCCGTATCCGCTGGTCTTTGCCTGCCTGCGTGAAAGCGGCGTCTACGCCTTCTTCACCCGCAGTTCTGCGGCGAATATTCCGGTGAATATGGCGCTGTGTGAAAAACTGAATCTGGATCGCGATACCTATTCCGTTTCTATCCCACTGGGTGCAACCATCAATATGGCGGGCGCAGCGATCACCATTACGGTGTTAACGCTGGCGGCGGTGAATACGTTGGGGATCCCGGTGGATCTGCCCACCGCGCTGCTGCTGAGCGTCGTCGCCTCTCTATGTGCCTGTGGCGCATCGGGCGTCGCGGGCGGTTCGCTGCTGCTGATACCGCTGGCGTGTAATATGTTTGGTATCCCTAACGATATCGCCATGCAGGTTGTTGCCGTTGGCTTTATCATCGGCGTGTTGCAGGATTCCTGTGAAACCGCGCTGAACTCGTCAACTGACGTCCTGTTTACCGCTGCAGCCTGTCAGGCTGAAGACGAACGTCTGGCGAATAATCCTCTGCGCAGCTAA
- a CDS encoding YgjV family protein translates to MTAYWLAQGVGVLAFLIGITTFFNRDERRFRLQLAVYSATIGVHFFLMGAWPAGMSAELNTVRTLVSMRTRKLWVMALFIILTLVLGLAKLQHAMEILPIIGTLASTWALFRCKGLTVRCVMWCATACWVVHNFWLGSIGGTLIEGSFLVMNGLNIIRFWRMKRRGIDPFKIEKSVQEENPSAR, encoded by the coding sequence ATGACCGCGTATTGGCTGGCTCAGGGCGTAGGTGTACTCGCGTTTCTGATTGGCATTACCACGTTTTTCAACCGCGATGAGCGCCGTTTCCGACTCCAGCTTGCCGTCTATAGCGCCACAATAGGCGTACACTTCTTTCTGATGGGCGCCTGGCCCGCCGGGATGAGCGCAGAACTCAACACCGTGCGTACCCTGGTGTCCATGCGCACCCGTAAACTGTGGGTGATGGCGCTGTTTATTATCCTCACACTGGTGCTTGGGCTGGCGAAGCTACAGCACGCGATGGAAATTCTGCCCATCATCGGTACGCTCGCCAGTACCTGGGCGCTGTTCCGCTGTAAGGGATTAACGGTGCGCTGCGTGATGTGGTGTGCGACAGCCTGCTGGGTGGTGCATAACTTCTGGCTGGGATCGATTGGCGGTACGCTGATTGAAGGCAGTTTTCTGGTGATGAACGGGCTGAATATTATCCGCTTCTGGCGCATGAAACGCCGGGGAATCGATCCGTTCAAAATTGAGAAAAGCGTGCAGGAAGAGAACCCTTCCGCCAGATGA